TCCTTGTCAGCCAGCTGGACAAACCGCTTGCGCTCGAGGTGGTACACGCATTCCCAGGTATTGTCCCGCACCTTCTTGGCCATCTTCTTTTGCTCAGGCTGCGGGTACGGGTCTTGCCAATGCCAGAGGTCGAACTTTGCCTCCTCGCGCAGCGAGTCCTCCTTGGCGGCAGGCTTGGCAATCTCCTTGATGCCGAACATCACCACCTTGCCGTCGTCACTGAAGGTGAGGGGCGACTTGTCGCTGACCGCCATGCCCTTGGGAAAGCCCGGCGTGGCAGTGTGGGAGACCCATACCGTAGCCTTTTGTGCGCCGACTGCGCAACCGCACAAGACAAATGTCGGCTCCTGCGCCTCCTGGTCGAACTTGTCGGTGAGGAACGCAAGCTGCGTCTCCTCCTTGTTCAGGGTCAGATGTTTGTACTCCCCTTTGCCGTTCATGAGAGGCACGCCGGCCGTGTCGCCAGGGTGGAGGAAGTAGGCCCCATCGCGCTCCGGGTGCTCCTTGCTGGAGACCACGTAGAAGAGGTAGCGGCCGTCCTTGGTGAAGCGATAGTCCACCACATCTTGCAGGACAGTTTTGCGCACGGTGTCGTCGATCGCCTGCACCACCAGCGGAGCCCCATAGGTGCGCTTTTTCTCGCGCTTCTTCTGCTCCTTTTCTTTTTCCTCTTTGCCCTGTTCTCCTTCGCCTTTCTTCTCCTCGGCTTCTTTCTTCTCGTGCAAATAGGCGATCCAGCCGGCTGCCTCTTTCAGCATGGCAAAGCTCTTGACTTCGTCCACCGTCTGCAGCGTCCCGTCGGAGAGGCTCAGAATGCCGAGTTTCTTCTTGGGCTTGTCTTTGGTGTTGGCCTTCTTGGCTGCCTTGGCCTTCTCCTTGTCGGGAGAAATGAGAAAGGCCACATGTCGCGCGTCCCAGCTGAAGGTCGCCGATGCCGCTTTGTGCGCTTCGGTCCCTTCGCCGGAATAGCCCACGAGCTGCCGGTACGTCTCCGGCCCGTCAAGGTTGATCACCACCAGTTCGGCATCGCCATCTTGGGGCGTCTCGATGTAGCAGAGCCAACGGCCGTTGGGCGATAGGGAGGGGCTGGCGATAGATTTCCACGAGTCGTAGTCGCTGTGGGAGAGGGGGCGCTTGGTTGGTGCTTCCTGTGCCCAGGTGACGGGGGCAGTGAGGAAAAGCCCCATCGTGACGAGATACACAAGACGGGCAACCAGACCAGGAGTTCGTTTTTTCCACTCTGCTTGTTGAGTCATGACAATCTCCTTGCCGTTGAGATTAGCGCGATCCCTATCTGCCTGCCTTCGGCTCGCCAGAGGCGCACGCGCGGACCAACTCTTCCACGGCGCTGACAATCATCAGCTCTGTCTCGGCGCGAGGGGCGCGGCACTGTTCCAGCTCGCTCTGAACCTTGCGCTGCCACTCGGGGGAAGCCTGACCTCCGCTCATGTGGGCAAGAGCCTCCAGCCCGATGCTGGCAACCCTGCTCAGGTTTGCGGACAGCTCCTCGATTTCCCAAAGGATGGGCGAAGCCTTGATGACCGGCAGCAGCCGCTCGTGGTTGCCCTGCCAGAGCCGCAGGTGCCGTTCCAACTCGGCGCGGGTTTGGGCGTCGCGGCTCTGCAGGAAAGAGCGCACCGCCTCTCTGAAGCGGCGTGCCACTGGCGCATCTGGCTTAGCTGTGTCCACCACGCGGGTGAGCGGCGAGAAAGAGGTGTAGGTTCCGCGGCGGCTGCGCTCATATCCTTTGACCGGCTCCAGCACGTCCACCAGGGTGCGCAAGGGGCCGACTTCCCGGCCGCCACTGAGGCGACGCAGCATCGCCTCGAAGTTCCTTTCATGAGTCAGGCCATGCTCTTCCAGAAGCAGGCTGATGACGTCCAGCCGTCGGTACATGTCCGCGATGTCCTTGACCTGGCGGGGTGACCAGAGTCTCTCGGCAATGGCGGCTGTGCGCGGCCAGATGCGCGAATCCACATTCTCGGCAGTGACGAACTCTGCCCACATAGTGGCCTCGCCGCCCAAGATGAGCATCTGTTGCTCTGGGGTCAGAGGAGTGTCCTCGGGCAGCGGGTCGTTGCGATAGTGAAAGTCGGTTGGCTGGATGAGGTCGATGTAGTAGCCGTTGGAGAGGATGCTTCTATAGCCGCGTTGCGCCGATTGAATCATGGCTTCCCGACCACGCCAGGAGTGGATGACGATGCTGGTGGGCAGTTCCGGGTGGAAAATCTCGTCCCAGCCCACCATCTTCTTGCCGTAGCGGGAGAGGATCTCCAGCACGCGTCGGTTGAAGTACGCCTGCAGGGCGTGGTTATCGGCGATCTTGCGCTTGCGCATGAATTGCTGGATGGCCGGGTTGGCATCCCATTGCCGGCCGTTGTTCTCATCCCCGCCGATGTGCACATACTCGTCCGGGAACAGGGCGCACATCTCTTTGAAGAATCTGTCCAGGAACTTGTAGGTCTGCTCGCGGGTCGGGTCCATGGTCGGATCCATGATACCCCAGCGCCGCTCAATGGCGTAGGGGCCTGGGGCGCTGGCCAGCTCCGGATGGCCCACAAACCAGCTCGTGGCGTGTCCCGGCATGTCGAATTCGGGCACGACGCGGATGCCACGCTCGGCGGCATAGGCGATGACCTCCTTGATCTGGGCCTGGGTGTAGTAGAGCCCGTCGGAGCCGAGCTGGTGGAGCTTGGGGAAGGTGTGGCACTCCACGCGAAAGCCCTGGTCTTCGGTCAGGTGCCAGTGCAGCACATTGAGCTTCACCGCAGCCATGCCGTCGAGGTTGCGCTTGATCACCTCCACCGGCATGAAGTGACGGCAGGCGTCGATGAGCAGGCCGCGCCAGGGGAAGCGCGGGCGATCGTTGATGGTCACCGCCGGAAAGTAGTAGCCGCGCTCGTCCGCAGCTAAGAGCTGGAGCAGGGTCTCGAGGCCGCGCACCACCCCGATGTCGGTTTCTGCCTCTATGCGTATGTTGCTGGGCTCTACCTTGAGGAGGTAAGACTCGTCCTCGCCCAGGCGGAGCTGGCCGGCTCTTTTGCAGGTGATGGTCAGCGCGCCAGCGTTGGGCGCGCTCTCGGGCGATAGGACAGTCTGCGAGAAAAAGAGCCCTGTGCGGGCAGCGAGGCGTTGCAAGGCGCGGGTGGCCGCGGCATAGGCGCGCAGCCCGCCCTGAGCCTCTAGGCCAATGGTAAAATCCTGCTCAAGCCGGAACGAACCTTCACCAGACGTGAGCTCGGCTGGCCAAGGCATGAGATG
This window of the Calditrichota bacterium genome carries:
- a CDS encoding family 20 glycosylhydrolase translates to MRQLHLMPWPAELTSGEGSFRLEQDFTIGLEAQGGLRAYAAATRALQRLAARTGLFFSQTVLSPESAPNAGALTITCKRAGQLRLGEDESYLLKVEPSNIRIEAETDIGVVRGLETLLQLLAADERGYYFPAVTINDRPRFPWRGLLIDACRHFMPVEVIKRNLDGMAAVKLNVLHWHLTEDQGFRVECHTFPKLHQLGSDGLYYTQAQIKEVIAYAAERGIRVVPEFDMPGHATSWFVGHPELASAPGPYAIERRWGIMDPTMDPTREQTYKFLDRFFKEMCALFPDEYVHIGGDENNGRQWDANPAIQQFMRKRKIADNHALQAYFNRRVLEILSRYGKKMVGWDEIFHPELPTSIVIHSWRGREAMIQSAQRGYRSILSNGYYIDLIQPTDFHYRNDPLPEDTPLTPEQQMLILGGEATMWAEFVTAENVDSRIWPRTAAIAERLWSPRQVKDIADMYRRLDVISLLLEEHGLTHERNFEAMLRRLSGGREVGPLRTLVDVLEPVKGYERSRRGTYTSFSPLTRVVDTAKPDAPVARRFREAVRSFLQSRDAQTRAELERHLRLWQGNHERLLPVIKASPILWEIEELSANLSRVASIGLEALAHMSGGQASPEWQRKVQSELEQCRAPRAETELMIVSAVEELVRACASGEPKAGR